From Leptolyngbya sp. KIOST-1, one genomic window encodes:
- a CDS encoding arsenic resistance protein — MSTRQPAAAPVAGGQLNIFERYLTLWVLLCIAAGIALGRLLPGVAIALDAMSIYQVSVPIAICLFFMMYPIMVKIDFAQAKRLKMLD; from the coding sequence ATGTCCACCAGACAGCCTGCCGCTGCCCCAGTCGCCGGGGGACAGCTCAACATTTTCGAGCGCTACCTCACCCTGTGGGTGCTGCTGTGCATTGCGGCTGGCATTGCCCTGGGGCGGCTGCTGCCCGGGGTGGCGATCGCCCTGGATGCCATGAGCATCTACCAGGTGTCGGTACCGATCGCCATCTGTCTCTTTTTCATGATGTACCCGATCATGGTGAAGATCGACTTTGCCCAGGCCAAGCGGCTGAAAATGCTCGATTAA